The nucleotide window CTGTGACAAGTACTGCTTCCCTACCTCTCAGTGAATCTCCATGAGCTCCTGCCTCTTAAGCTCACTGTTGTCACATATGTTCTGTAACAGTCCCTCTGAGTACCTCTGAGTCCCATCCCACCACGCCCATGGCATAGTGACTTTGACAAGTCTCTGGAGTAGGATTTactgtacccattttacagaagaggagacaGGCTCACAGAGACCAAGTGGTAGAACTGGAATCTAGCTTGCTCCAGCTTGAATTACAAGGGAGTCTCCCCTGTCTAGCAGAATGTCAGTCCTAACCACCCATCTATCTCTCGCCCCACCCCTACTGCCCATCAGAGAGAACCCAAACTATCTGGTCTGATAACTCCAGCCACATCTCACTACCCTGGATAGCAGGCTCTTCCCCACTTCGCTCCACCACTCAGTGCCGTGGGAACTACATGTGCCCGTGGCCCCTCAGAGCCTTTGTTGATGCTGTTCTCTAAGCCTAGAATACTCTTCCCCTGCCTCCACTGTGTGGACCCGTCCTCCACAGTCAAATGTTCCCTTGTCCACACCAATGCCTAAGTGTCCACACAGCAGGTGGTTCCTTCCTCTGTGCACCCCAGTGAACAACGTATACCCTCACTACTGCGTTATCCGGCATCACTGCACTGTGTTTGCGGACCCTCTGCTCTCCAGCTAAGTCTGCCAGAGAGTGCCCCTCCAGTCATTGGGCACAGGAAGAGAGAGGGGGACAGCACCTACTATGGACAGACGCAGAGGGAAAAGGCACAGATTGGATTGGCCCCTCTATGCCCCTCACTCCTGCCATTACCCTAAGTCCTGCCCTTTGTCCTGTCTGGCGGGGAGAGACCCCGGCTGGCCAGGGCCTTCCCTTTGAGGCTCTCATAGCTAAGGTGAACACCGAACTTATGTCCCGGCCAGTCCTTCAAGGGCCACAGGCCAGATTCTTCCAAGAGAGCCAGGTGGCGAAGTGTGAAGCAGGGTCCCGGCCCCTATCCCCACCTCGCTGCGCGGGCTCTCTTGCCCGGGAGCGAGGGTCGTGGGAAACTGCGGAAGCCTTTGCGCATGTGCGACCGCCTggccaccctcccctcctctccacccggTCCCAGAGCTTGAGAGTCCTGCGGAAGGGCGGGGCTCACAGACCTCCGAGCGTGGCTGCTGGTGGCGGGGCGCTGATTCTGCCCAATCTCggtttcccttccctcccccagtcGGGTGGAGTGGGGCTCCGGGTTCGGCCCGTTTCGGGCGGCCCGGCTTACGGGTCGAGCCTCGGTGGGGCGGGAGATGACGGTGCAGAAAGGGCCTGGCGTGGTGGGGGTGGATGCAGCAGCTGCGACAGGGGCGGGGCAGCCAGGCCTGccgggaatgggggtgggggtggggatgcggGTGGGGGTTCTTCCCGGGGCACTGGGAGCCAGGCCACGGAGGCCGTGCGCTGGCTGGGGACGAGCACGTAGGCCGCTTCCCTCCCCACCCGGGGTGCACCCAGCGATGAGTCAGGGAGGGGGCAGTCCGGCCCGCGGCGCTACAAGTCCAGCACCCACTCTGGGCCTGCCAATTCCAAGGCGCTTTACATCTGTCCTCTGGTCCACCCATCCTCTTTGCCTGTCacagatgaggctcagagaagggaagcaACTTACCCAGGATCACAGAGCGCATGAATCGCGGAGCTGGGTGTGACCCAGAGGCCCCCCGCTTCCCAGAGGTTGCAATGGCCACTCTCCAGCCCTAGATCCGGGCCTCCCCAAGCACCTCCACTCTCTAGGGGTTCTGCTATTAAAGCCCTAGAATCCGGTCCCTTCTACAGATCCAAAATCGCCCACCACCCATGACTCCTGTGATTCCTGGTCGATAAAGAAAAGAGaccagaaacacagaaaaaaatgcagtttatGTGCAAGGTTCGTCGGGGTAATGGAGGGAGGCTGTTGAGTAGTGGGGGCTTCTCTCACCCCCCGCCAGGGGGCGCCAGGAAGCCAAGAAGAGTGTGCGCCGCGGAAAGATTCCTCTGCCTGGCTGGCTTCAGAGGCCTGCGGTCTCAGGGGGAGGGACTGGCTGCCGGGCCCAAGTAGGAGGCCCGGCTCTCAGGGGCGCTGTAAATGGTTAAAGCCCCAGGCAAGCCAAGGGCTGGACCTCCCAAAGCAGCCTGGACATCCAGCAGGAGTGGGGCCCCGAGCGTGGGGTCCTTCCCTAGGAGAAATGGGGCTGTGCTCAGCAGAGAGGAAAGGGTCCCCCTCCTTTCTTTAGGGAAGGAGAGCCCTGCCCGCCTGCCTTCTGCTCAGGCTGAAACATCCATTGCATTCTCAACCTCCCCACTCTCAGCCAATGGTGAGGGGATGGGTGGCGCAAAGTAGCACTCTACAGGGCAGTGAACTCAGGGGATGTCGCTGCAAAACACAAGGTGCCCAGCCCACACAATCAAGGTAGCTCAGCCCAGGCAGGGCCTCCTCCTCAATCACTGCAACCATTACCTGGGCCTGGAGAATTTAACCCCTTGACTGCCAGCTCAGGCTCACCCCTCTCTGGAACCAAGGGCTGCATCTGTGTGAGAGAACCCCAGGaagcagctggggagggggccaaGGAGCTGAGAGAACCACTGGGGCAGTCCTCAGACATGGCTCTGGCTCACAGAGAACAGCCATGGACTGAAGTCTTGGTTCAGCAACCCCAGGTcctgccctcctccaccctctTCTTACCAGGGACAGCTCCATGTCCAAGTCCATCAGGGTCCATTCTCGCCCTTGGAGGCTGGGGCCCAGCACCTAAGGAGAGCTCGCGGTCAATGATGCCCTCCCCAGGCTGCACGGACAGCTGGACCCCACCAGCTCTCCTGCCCGTGGCCCAGTGGAAGGGGTACTCACATCCAGGGGCCCTGCAGGCTCCACGCTTTCTGGTGCGGGCCGAAGCAGCAGTGGAGGCAGCAGACTGTCTGGGCTTCGGTCCCCCCTCTCTAGGCCCAGAGGCCCCCTGTGCACAGAGAGGTGCTGTTGGCCTGCAGTGCCCATCCTACATGAGGTTTCCAAGGGACGGGGATGTATCAGGATTGAAATCCCCCAACATGTAGAAAATATTAGAAGAGGACTCCCCTACCCCCATAAGGGACACTTAGAGAGTGCCCTTGCTTCCTAGCTGGGACCTGAGATTTTGGTTGTGGATCTGGAGTCTTGAGACATGCCTCCTCCCTACGCAAGTGTCAATACCAGTGGTTCTTAATCTATTGTGTACTTTACAGTCAACCCAGTGAACCTGTTTATAAAATGTAGATTCCTGAGCTTTTCCACAGAGATGCTGACCTGACTGGGAGTTTCTACTTTCCAGGGGACTCTGACACTGGTGTTCCATAGAGCACATGCTGAGATCAGGTCAGTGTCACAGACTCAAGTACCCGGTCTCCCCCTCAGCCACTATGGGGCAGACACAGCTAGGAAGTGTTGTGGGCTGGCAAGTGCTGGTCTATCTGCAAAAAGGGCCCACAGGGTTCATGGTCAGGAAAGAGCTCTGCTCACCTGTCAGCTATCTCCCTGGGATCCCTTGGCTCAGGCTGTTGGACACTCCTGGGCCCCTCGGGGCTGAAGCTCCCTTTCCCTTCCAGGATGGCCTGCACCACAGCCACAGGCAGCGGTGGGGGGGCTGTCACGCAGAAGTCACACTCGTTTGGGGCCAGGGCCAGCCCGGCCTCGCCATCCCCCCCTGGACTGGCCGGCTCTTCTTTGAGCAGTGCCAGGCCCTTCTCCCTGCACCGGAGAAAAGCTTCAACCAGACCCTGACACTGActtctccccctacccccacagCCATCTGGGCTGCCTGGCCCTCCCCCTCAGGCTCCCCAGAGGGCAGCCCCTGTCCCCCTTACCTCCTGCCACCACTGGAGGGAGAAAGCCTGGTCCCTTCAGGGGATGGGGAATCTTCTGGGATGTCAGAGATGATGGGGCCCCTGGCCCTGTGAGAGCTGAGGCCCAAGGTCGTCTCTGGGAGGGGCTGTAAGTAGAAGGCTAAGCCCAGCCCTTGGCCTCTAGGCACAGGGAGAGCCAGAACCCAACCCACGCCCATGTGGACCAGGTCTAAGAGAGGAGGTTTGAGGGAAGAGGCTCAGTCCACATTGGGGAGCCTGGGTCTGGTCAAGGGGAAGGCTgacttccatccttccttcttttaGGGGAATGGGGAGAAGGAATAGGCTCTCCATGGGCCCAGCGATGCCCTGGGGAAGGGGTAAGAAAAACCTACCGACTGGATAAAGTAGGGGTCCTGCAGGAGGGCACCAGGTAGGGGGCAGGCATTGAATTTGGCAGGTGCTGGGCATGCGCTCCCTTCGTCCAGCATCAGGGACCTATGCAGGGTGACCAGGGCACAGGCAGGATCAGCCCCCATGCCCCTCAGCCTgcacttccctccctccctcaggcccCAGCAGCCAAGTCAGCAGAGCTGAGGCCTGTTGCCAGGGCATCAGTCACATGCTGGAGGTGGAAGGGGCTCCCCCCAGAGATGGGGGCCCTTTGGGGGtagagaggtgagggagggagcaTGGTTTGAGCCCCAGGCCCTCAGCTGTTGGGAAGcgttgggggcaggggggaggagcTGCTGGGGTGGGAATTTGGGGATAAGGTCCTGGAACAGGAGGATCTGGGGGGGGGGTACCTGGTGGTGGAGTTCAGGGGAGAGGGGGGCGGTCCTAGATGGAGTGAGGGAGCCTGCAGCGCAGGGAGAGCAATGAGGATTCCTGGTGAAGGAGTTTCTGGAGGAGAAGGGGTCCCAGCCAGGGGACCTCTGTGGGGGAGGGTCTGGGATATGGGGAAGTGGGTGTGAGCACCCCTGGGCTGTCTCACTCACAGCTTCCTCTTGGCTCCGGCACTGTTGGGCCCCGCCTGAAGTGGCCCAAAGAGACACTGGATCAGctgaagagagaaagcaaagggcTAATTCATACTTTGGGCCTTGCCTACATCCTAGCAAGGCACTTCCGGGTGggtttggtggggggggggggctcaggTGGGCGCTGGGGGCCTGGGCggaggggtggggtgtggagaAGCTGGAGGGAGAAGCAAGCAGTGGGCGAGAAACACCTTGCCGATGATCCGGTGCTGCTGACCGTGGCTCTGCCGAAGAGTCACCACCTCCCGCCACAAGATCTCGTTCTGCCTAGGGGAAAGGGTGGgagggtgctgaggcatctgagAGGTCTCCCGGTCACCGCCCCCCACAGAATGCCGGGGACACACACGACCACCCCATGATCATCCAACCTATAGAGACCAGGGTTCCACGGCTCGGCCCATTTGTCTGGATGGGGACGCTGAGGCCCGAGGGCGGAAGGGGCTGACCAGAACCGCCAGGCGGCCGGCACCCTATCACCCCgaaccgccccccgccccgccttcCCGCGCCCCTCGTACTGCCTGAGCTCCCGCAGCCGCGCCTCGGTGCTCTCCTGTACGCCCCGCAAAGCCTGCACCTCGCCCAGCAGCCGGCCCAGGTCCTCCGGGCGCCAGCGGCCGTCGTCGCCCCGCAACGCGGGCACCTGCGGGTGGGAGGCACTGTCGGGACAGGGTCGCACAGAACAGGGCAGGCGGTCCCAACACCGCTACTCGAGTTTGTTCCTTCCCTCAGGCCGCGCACACCTTGCGTCGCACGCGCTCCAGGAGCTGCTCGCGGCCGCGCACGAAGCTCGGGTGCTGGAACTCGACGTGGTCGCGCTCTGGCCTGAGCAGGCCGCCCTGCTCGATGCTCACCACCTTCCGAAAACCGTCTGGGGAGCGGGGCGCAGGGGCGTGAGTCGCCCCATCCCCAGCACCAAGTCACCCACACCCGCTCCCCGCCGGCCCTGAGGACTCACACATGTTGAGTTGGCGCACGAAGCTCGCCATGTTGCTGTGCTTGAAATACTGGGGCAGCACTTCCTTGGCGAAGCGGCTCTGGTCGCTGACGAGGAAACTGGTCCCGCTCTACCGAGAATGCCGCCCGCCCACCGTGCAGGCGGAGACCAGACGCCGTGAGCGGTGTCCGCCCACGGCCAGGCCCGCGCTCtggcgcgcgcacacacactcacactcactctggGGGGTCGGCTTGTCGCTTATCTCCATATGGGACGAGGCCAGGCCAGAACCAGATCTGAGGCCTAGCCTGGGGCGACCACAGTGAGTCCCTACCCCCAGCTGGACCCACACTCGGTACTGGGTTCTCCGAAAGGAGGAGCAGAGGCGGACCCGGGTTCCAGCCTGGGACGAGTCCCAGACCCGCGATGAGACCCTGAGCTGGAGCCAAACCAGCCCTTTCCTTCTCCTGGCCTCTGTTTTCCGATCTGTGAGATGGGGTGGAGTGGGATCTCAATGACCTTGAGGGATTCCCTCAGGCTCTGGGCGTCCAGGGGGCTCCTAACCCTTCCTCGGCGGCAGAGGAAGTAGCCTCACCCCCATGTCGAACACCCTCTCCAAGGTAAACTACCCTGGATGGCTGCATGGGGGTGCCACAGCCCAGTCCCAAGCGGGGGTTGGGTGGGCATGGATGTTCACTGACGTGAGGGACCCCGGGGAGGACCACTGGGAGAGTCAAGGGGCCCCAGCCCTCACCGGGCTCCAGCGGATCAGGTGGTCGGTGCCTGGGTCGCCCACCAGCGCCCATAGCTTGCCGAGGAAGGCAGGCAcggggctggggcctggctccGTAGGCAGCGCGGCTGGCGCTTCCTGCATGGTGCAGTCTCGGCCCGGCTCAGCCCTCGGGCCCGGCCGCTGCGGGCTGGTCAAAGCGGCGGAAAGTGCTGCGTTTGCCGCCCGCTGGGTCCTACTCCGCCCCCGGGCGCCGGGTCAGGCGGGGGCCACGTGCGAACCCGCGGGGCGGGGCTCGGACAGCGGCCGTGGCAACAGCAGACAGAAAGGGCTGGCTGGATCCGATGTGTGCGGAGTGGAGGGAGACCTGAGTTCGAGTCCCACCTTTCTCAGtctatttcctcctttgtttttCGGGAGAAATCGTCCGTGTGCACCCTGGTGTGGACTGGGAAAGTCTTACAGGGCGATGACCGTGGGCACAGTGAAGCCCCAGGTAGGGCAGGAGGATAGGATGAGGCCGGCAGGGAAGCTTGCCCCCTTACCGCCGAATCCGGGAACGTAGTCTTTCCAAGGGTGGGGAGTgccccacccctctctccccgcccccaccccccacccccgcagcctCATCAGTACAACAGACCTTGAAGAGACCTCCCACCTCTGCCAGGATGGCTCGTCTGTCTTCAGTGTGTTCCCCGTCCTCCCGCTTCAGAGCTGACCCCGCTTTTCACAGGACACAGAGACACTCTGCAGGATTTGTTTATTTCACACTCATCCCTGATGCCCAGCCCGcacctgtgccctccctgcccccgcgCCGGGCCGCGGAGCTGGCGCAGAGTCCGCCGAGTGGTGGAGGTCGGAGGGAGCACAGTATGGTCAGGGCCGTGACCCAGCGGGCTGGCGGGGGTCTGTAGAGGTTGCGAACATTGAGTGGACTCAGGGCGCCCCGGACTGGTCCTGATTCCATCCCACAGTTCCCAATCCCAGGGAGGCACAGGAGCCAACAATCCCGAAGAAAGGGGCTAGCAGTTGGGGCGGCCTGGGCACCCGCATCTCGCGTCTCAGAGGCCTCACGTCtgcggggggaggggaagggctgcCTGATCACGCCACGAGCGTGGGCCGCCAGGGATGGGGCTCGCGCGTCAGTTTGAGCGTGTAGGTGCGCAGGCGCGGGCAGTGCGCGCGGAAGGCGTCCCGCACGGACGAGCTCACCACGCAGAAGCAGTGCACCTCTCGCAAGTCCGCGCAGCGCGCCGCCAGCTCCTCCAGAGCCGCGTCCAGCTCGGCGGAAGCGGCGGCGCGCACCTCGAGCGCGCGCAGGGTTGTGGCATAGTGGCGCGCCGCGAAGCGAACTGGGCCTACGGTGTCGCCGGAGACATTGAGGCGCAGCGCAGCCACGGGCACTGCTGGCTGCAGGACGCGCGTCACGCTTTCGTCTGGCAGCGCAGGCTCTAGCTCCAGCTCCACGGCCAGCCCAGGGTGACGGCGGCGCAAGTCGGTCCAGGCTTCATTGGGCAGGGGGGACGCGCGTGCATCCTCAGGGCACGCGCACCGCAGGGCCAGGAGCACTAAAGGCGCGCGGTCTGGCGCGGCCAGCACCTCCAGGGCGGCGCGCGACAGACTGGCTAGGTGCAGGCCGAGGGCGCGCAGGCATGGGCAGGCCTCCAATAGCTTGAGCACCGAGCCGGGTCCCACGCTGCCAACCAGGGTACCATTGTCCAGAAAAAGGCTGTGGAGCTCGGGGCAGTTGCTAGCTGCCTGCAGCACCAGCGCGTCGTCCAGCGTGAAGGGCAAGCGCCGCAGGTCGAGGTGGCGCAGCTGGCGGGCGGCCCCGCAGACAGCATGCACAGCATCCAGGACGTCGCGGCCCGCGTCGAAGAGCGGCTTTTCTCCACGGCACTCCAGGCGCAGGGCTCGAAGCCCCGGGGTACGGCCCGCCAGCGCCATCAGCAGCTCAGTGGCTGTCTGGCGACTTGCCTTCCTGGATGGTTCAAATTCCAGCCGTAGGTTGTGAACATGGTCCAAGCAGTCGGACATATGTGGTGGCAGCATATCTTCCCTCTCACAGTCGCAACTTGAGTTAGAGCGGGGTAAAAAGGCATTGGCGGTGTCCCCGCAACCCGGAGAGAATCTTCTACCCACCCCTCAGCTGGGGTTCCAGCTGCCATCCCACTTCCTGCCCCGCCTCCAGACCCTGCCTGTTGACCCAAGGCAGCTGCTAGTAGTGGGAGGGAACTCCCAGCCTATCTCTTTAGAAGACTTCAGTTGAAATCCTGGTGTGGAAAGCCAATGATACTTTAGGAACTGGACTTTCTCATCGGCCTCTAAGGACTCAAGGCCTGGCCTCTGTTCTGCTAAGTTCAAATTCTGCTTCTGCCACTCCCTAGCTTACCGACCTGTGGGAGGTGATtaatctctctgcctcagtttcttatctGTGCATTAGAGATAATAATACTACCAACCGCacagggtttttgtgaggattaaatgagttaatagagATAAGGCACTTAAAAACAATGGTTGGTACATGGtaggtggtcaataaatgttagtaattATATTTGTCAACGTGGGACAATCACTGAATCTTCTGAACCCCCAGCTCCACAGAGAGACCAAGGAGGGCAGTGGAGGAAGGAGGCAAGGGGGAGGAGCAGGCTCACCTGATGTTGGTGTCCTGCCACACAGCGCTGCAGGTGGCAGCAGCGGCCCAGGCCCTGCAGACCCTGGCAGCTGCAGCACGGTCCCTCAAGGGCAGGTATCGAAAGATGAACACTAGCATCTCCTCTGGAAGTTGCCCTCTAGGCTCAGCCATGGCCCAGCTTGGGTGGGGGCTCCGAGCCTCCCAAGAGCTCTGGCCTGGAGAGAGAAGGTTGTCCCTGGGCTCAGGAAGACCCACAGTGTTGAGGGAACACTGGAGCCTAGGTGTACAAATGCTTGTGTCCTAGGAGCTGCTATATTCGTTTATAGAGCCCAGCGCAAAATGACAATGTAGGAGACCCCTGTTCACaacattattaagaatttcaagacagtgacagcagaCCTTTTAATCAAGTATGAGGCCATGCATGGGGCCCTAGCCGACTGCACAGGTCTCAGGCCCATGAAGTCGGCCCTGGATGCCAAAGGGTTTCTGGTTCTCCTTTAAATTACTTTCTCACCTGTTGAAGGAATCCACATTTTATGCTCTGTTATAAGGAATGGCAACCACCGCCTATGTGGAAGGTTGCAAACGTCTTCCCTGGGACGGCTGGCAGGTGGCTGCAGAGGCCCTGGCTTGCGACAACCCCTCCACCCCACCAGCTCAAAGAGCCCATCTCCCCCTATCTCCTTACATACACTCAGAGCCGGCCAGCCCGGATCGCTGAGCTGCTTCCTGCCCAACTTCGACCCTAAGGATCAGTAAAGGACTGGGCCCAAGTGTGAAACTGAGAGCCTCTCAGATGGCGCGGGCCATCAGAATACCTAGACATTGATCACGATACAGATTTCACGGCCCCACGTATTAAACCAGGCTCTCTGGAAAGGTTAATGTCGAGGAATCTGCATTTCAGCAAGCACCAGGTGACTCCACAGGCTCTAAGTTGAAAAACTCCATTCTAACCCCGCCAGTTACTAGAGAGTGACTACAGGGTTAAAAAGGCGGGAGCGTTAGTGAAGACTTAATCGTCAGCGACCACGAGCCAATCAGGAAGGGGGGCGCAGGCGGGCACAGCTGGATCCGCCCAAAGAGGGGCGATTCCTTCCCTGCCTCCGCCTGGCCCGGGGTAAGTCCCAGGTGTTTCCTAAGACAGCCCCACAGGATGAGGAAAAGCTTGGGGTTCTGGGGCCTGAGGGCTCTGGCGCCCGAGGGGCTCAAGGTTCAAGTTCTCACCTTGGCCCTTGAGCAGCCCTGGCTCCCGCTGGGCAATTTAGATCGGGCTGGAACTCTGCAGACCTACCCTGGAGCGCAGCTTTTAGGGAGGGATGGGGTTGTGGGAAACTGCGTCCTCTTTGAAGCTGACAATTTTGTTTTAAGGTGCCCGAACCTTTCCGTACACATTTCACGCCACTAGCCAGTTAATTTTCCCAATCTTCCAGGCTAACGGTCTCTCCTGGAATTTGTTCCACGTGTTTCCTGGGACTTCCGATACCCTGGGCCGAGCTGGTACCTCGGATCTACTGGCACCTGGTTTTGAGTGCCCGGGAGTAGCAGAGATCAGAGATCGTCAAGCAGATCTCCAGGGAGCACCAGAAAATTCTGGTCTCCAGGGGGCGCCCTCTTGTTGACCCGTCCGTTCCCCGCTGGAGGAAGCCTGGCAGCTCTCACTCTGAGGTCCTCCGGCCTCTTAAGAACCGCAAAGTCCCCACAGTCCCGTCCCGAGGGCAGTTCTTCCTGCCGTCTAACCTTGGGCGCCAGTGTCTTACCTGCTTTAGCGGACCAGGTGGGGTTTGCCCGGGGCTGGGGACTGGCCGCTGAGGGCAGGGGGCGGGAAGGAGCAGCCTGGAGCCCGAGGGG belongs to Eulemur rufifrons isolate Redbay chromosome 23, OSU_ERuf_1, whole genome shotgun sequence and includes:
- the HSF4 gene encoding heat shock factor protein 4 isoform X1; this translates as MQEAPAALPTEPGPSPVPAFLGKLWALVGDPGTDHLIRWSPSGTSFLVSDQSRFAKEVLPQYFKHSNMASFVRQLNMYGFRKVVSIEQGGLLRPERDHVEFQHPSFVRGREQLLERVRRKVPALRGDDGRWRPEDLGRLLGEVQALRGVQESTEARLRELRQQNEILWREVVTLRQSHGQQHRIIGKLIQCLFGPLQAGPNSAGAKRKLSLMLDEGSACPAPAKFNACPLPGALLQDPYFIQSPLPETTLGLSSHRARGPIISDIPEDSPSPEGTRLSPSSGGRREKGLALLKEEPASPGGDGEAGLALAPNECDFCVTAPPPLPVAVVQAILEGKGSFSPEGPRSVQQPEPRDPREIADRGPLGLERGDRSPDSLLPPLLLRPAPESVEPAGPLDVLGPSLQGREWTLMDLDMELSLMQPLVPERGEPELAVKGLNSPGPGKDPTLGAPLLLDVQAALGGPALGLPGALTIYSAPESRASYLGPAASPSP
- the HSF4 gene encoding heat shock factor protein 4 isoform X2, which gives rise to MQEAPAALPTEPGPSPVPAFLGKLWALVGDPGTDHLIRWSPSGTSFLVSDQSRFAKEVLPQYFKHSNMASFVRQLNMYGFRKVVSIEQGGLLRPERDHVEFQHPSFVRGREQLLERVRRKVPALRGDDGRWRPEDLGRLLGEVQALRGVQESTEARLRELRQQNEILWREVVTLRQSHGQQHRIIGKLIQCLFGPLQAGPNSAGAKRKLSLMLDEGSACPAPAKFNACPLPGALLQDPYFIQSPSTYSPSQRRPWASALTGPGAPSSLTSQKIPHPLKGPGFLPPVVAGAPPPLPVAVVQAILEGKGSFSPEGPRSVQQPEPRDPREIADRGPLGLERGDRSPDSLLPPLLLRPAPESVEPAGPLDVLGPSLQGREWTLMDLDMELSLMQPLVPERGEPELAVKGLNSPGPGKDPTLGAPLLLDVQAALGGPALGLPGALTIYSAPESRASYLGPAASPSP
- the FBXL8 gene encoding F-box/LRR-repeat protein 8 translates to MAEPRGQLPEEMLVFIFRYLPLRDRAAAARVCRAWAAAATCSAVWQDTNISCDCEREDMLPPHMSDCLDHVHNLRLEFEPSRKASRQTATELLMALAGRTPGLRALRLECRGEKPLFDAGRDVLDAVHAVCGAARQLRHLDLRRLPFTLDDALVLQAASNCPELHSLFLDNGTLVGSVGPGSVLKLLEACPCLRALGLHLASLSRAALEVLAAPDRAPLVLLALRCACPEDARASPLPNEAWTDLRRRHPGLAVELELEPALPDESVTRVLQPAVPVAALRLNVSGDTVGPVRFAARHYATTLRALEVRAAASAELDAALEELAARCADLREVHCFCVVSSSVRDAFRAHCPRLRTYTLKLTREPHPWRPTLVA